One region of Bdellovibrio bacteriovorus genomic DNA includes:
- the gcvP gene encoding aminomethyl-transferring glycine dehydrogenase — protein MKIADLSSKNEFIPRHIGPTDSDIHEMLKTLGFNSLDQMADKVIPQQIRTQHNYADVGPGISEYGLLNHLKQMVSKNKVFKNYIGMGYHDTITPTVIQRNIFENPVWYTAYTPYQPEISQGRLEALLNFQTMISDLSGMEISNASLLDEGTAAAEAMFMAHSLCKNKANAFIVSPEMHPHVIEVMGTRAEPLGFEMIVMDPAKYDFAKPVFGVFFQYPNTSGVVEDYTDLAKKYKDHGALVTASVDLLAMTLLTPPGEWGADMVVGNSQRFGVPLGFGGPHAGFLATKDAYKRLMPGRLVGVSVDSQGKMALRLALQTREQHIRREKATSNICTAQVLLANMASMYAVYHGPEGLKKIALRVQRLTGILAEGLNKLGLNVSKNAFFDTVTVTTDKAAAIIAQAEKMQMNFRNFGNGKLGISLNETTSLEDVEMIWAAFNGGNTAPFSALSIDEAMKDVEVPAKLTRTSTYMTHPVFHSHHSETEMLRYIHHLQNKDITLTHSMIPLGSCTMKLNATTELVPVSWPEISKLHPFAPTAQAAGLIEMIHDLEKKLCDITGFAAVSLQPNAGSQGEYAGLLVIRKYHQSRGQGHRNICLIPSSAHGTNPASAALVNMQVVVVACDDQGNVDVSDLKAKAEQHRDNLAALMITYPSTHGVFEEGIVEICKIVHDNGGQVYMDGANMNALVGMCRPGVFGPDVSHMNLHKTFSIPHGGGGPGVGPIGVAAHLKDFLPTHSLVPEAGPKTGISATTSAPWGSASILPISWAYITMMGAEGLRKATLVSILSANYIAKKLEAHFPVLYKGKNGLVAHECIVDVREIKKTSGVDVTDVAKRLMDFGFHAPTMSFPVAGTLMIEPTESESKKELDRFIESMVTIRKEITAIETGKMDKENNALKNAPHTAQMLMKPEWNHPYTREEAVYPVEWLRTNKFWPVVGRVDNAYGDRNLICSCPSVEEYT, from the coding sequence ATGAAAATTGCCGATCTTTCTTCTAAGAACGAATTTATTCCCCGTCACATTGGTCCCACTGATTCAGACATCCACGAGATGCTTAAAACTTTAGGTTTTAATTCTTTGGATCAAATGGCTGACAAAGTTATTCCTCAACAGATTCGCACTCAGCACAATTACGCTGATGTGGGTCCGGGAATTTCTGAATACGGTCTTTTGAATCATTTGAAACAAATGGTTTCAAAAAACAAAGTTTTCAAAAATTACATCGGCATGGGCTATCACGACACAATCACACCGACAGTGATTCAAAGAAACATCTTTGAAAACCCAGTGTGGTATACGGCGTACACTCCTTATCAACCAGAAATCTCTCAAGGTCGCTTGGAAGCTCTTTTGAATTTCCAAACTATGATCAGCGATCTTTCCGGCATGGAAATTTCAAACGCCTCTTTGCTTGATGAAGGAACAGCCGCGGCCGAAGCGATGTTCATGGCGCACTCTCTTTGCAAAAACAAAGCAAATGCTTTCATCGTATCACCTGAGATGCACCCTCATGTGATCGAAGTTATGGGCACACGCGCAGAGCCTCTGGGCTTTGAGATGATCGTGATGGATCCAGCGAAATATGATTTCGCAAAACCTGTTTTCGGCGTGTTCTTCCAGTATCCAAATACAAGCGGTGTGGTTGAAGACTACACAGATCTTGCTAAAAAGTACAAAGACCATGGCGCTCTCGTCACAGCATCGGTTGATTTATTGGCGATGACTTTGTTAACTCCTCCGGGTGAGTGGGGCGCTGACATGGTTGTAGGTAACTCACAACGCTTTGGTGTACCACTTGGATTCGGTGGACCTCACGCAGGGTTCTTGGCGACAAAAGATGCTTACAAGCGTTTGATGCCAGGTCGTCTTGTGGGTGTCAGCGTAGACTCTCAAGGTAAAATGGCTTTGCGTTTGGCTTTGCAAACTCGTGAACAGCACATCCGTCGTGAAAAAGCGACTTCGAATATTTGTACAGCGCAAGTGTTGCTTGCGAACATGGCTTCCATGTATGCGGTTTACCACGGACCAGAAGGTCTTAAAAAAATCGCTCTTCGTGTTCAGCGCCTGACTGGCATCTTGGCTGAAGGTTTGAACAAATTGGGTTTGAACGTTTCTAAAAATGCGTTCTTCGACACCGTGACGGTGACGACAGACAAAGCAGCTGCGATTATTGCTCAAGCTGAAAAAATGCAGATGAACTTCCGTAACTTCGGTAACGGCAAGCTTGGTATTTCTTTGAACGAAACAACTTCTTTAGAAGATGTTGAGATGATCTGGGCCGCTTTCAATGGTGGCAATACCGCTCCTTTCTCGGCTCTATCTATCGATGAAGCGATGAAAGATGTGGAAGTGCCAGCGAAACTTACGCGCACTTCAACTTACATGACCCATCCTGTGTTCCACTCTCATCACAGTGAAACAGAGATGCTTCGTTACATCCATCACTTGCAAAACAAAGACATCACATTGACTCACTCGATGATTCCATTGGGATCTTGCACGATGAAGTTGAATGCGACGACAGAGCTTGTGCCGGTTTCATGGCCTGAAATCAGCAAACTTCACCCGTTTGCGCCCACAGCGCAAGCAGCGGGCTTGATCGAGATGATTCATGACCTCGAGAAAAAACTTTGCGACATCACCGGTTTTGCAGCCGTGAGCTTGCAACCGAACGCGGGTTCTCAAGGTGAATACGCAGGTCTTTTGGTGATTCGCAAGTACCACCAGTCTCGTGGTCAAGGTCACCGTAACATCTGCTTGATTCCTTCTTCTGCGCACGGAACAAATCCAGCGTCTGCGGCTCTTGTGAATATGCAAGTCGTGGTGGTGGCGTGTGACGATCAAGGGAACGTTGATGTCAGCGATCTAAAAGCGAAAGCGGAACAACACCGCGACAACTTGGCCGCTCTTATGATCACATACCCTTCGACTCACGGAGTGTTTGAAGAAGGTATTGTTGAGATTTGCAAAATCGTTCACGACAACGGCGGACAGGTTTACATGGATGGTGCCAACATGAATGCTCTTGTGGGCATGTGCCGTCCCGGTGTGTTTGGTCCTGACGTTTCTCACATGAACTTGCATAAAACATTCTCGATCCCTCACGGTGGTGGCGGTCCGGGTGTAGGTCCTATCGGTGTTGCGGCTCACTTGAAAGATTTCTTGCCGACACACTCTTTGGTTCCTGAAGCGGGTCCTAAAACTGGCATCAGTGCAACGACGTCCGCTCCTTGGGGCAGCGCCAGCATTCTTCCGATTTCTTGGGCTTACATCACAATGATGGGAGCCGAAGGTCTTCGCAAAGCCACTTTAGTAAGTATCTTGAGTGCAAACTACATCGCGAAGAAATTGGAAGCTCACTTCCCTGTTCTTTACAAAGGTAAAAACGGTCTTGTGGCTCACGAATGTATCGTGGACGTGCGCGAGATTAAGAAAACTTCGGGCGTTGACGTGACAGACGTTGCAAAACGTTTGATGGACTTTGGTTTCCATGCTCCGACAATGAGCTTCCCGGTTGCGGGAACTTTGATGATCGAGCCGACAGAATCTGAATCTAAAAAAGAATTAGATCGTTTCATTGAATCCATGGTGACTATCCGCAAGGAGATCACGGCGATTGAAACAGGCAAGATGGACAAAGAAAACAATGCTCTTAAAAATGCTCCGCACACAGCGCAGATGTTGATGAAGCCTGAATGGAATCATCCTTATACTCGCGAAGAAGCCGTATACCCTGTTGAGTGGTTGCGCACGAACAAGTTCTGGCCTGTTGTTGGACGCGTGGATAATGCGTACGGTGACAGAAACTTAATTTGCTCTTGCCCTTCTGTGGAAGAATACACTTAA
- a CDS encoding MFS transporter, which translates to MGQGLSRFQVSFMFVACALVVSNLYYNQPLLGMLAREFAVSEKSVSMVPAFTLIGYALGILFLVPLGDMVERRRLMQASMMVAGLFAISLAVSPNILTLGILSFIMGFFNVSATVLISFSANLAKPEERGRIVGIVLSGILIGSLMARTLAGFVAENFGWKMVFIFAGSVNLILAIITQWALPAAESHFHGTYKALLSSTWDLVKTHATVREAALMGAILFGSFSAFWTTLTFLLEGEPFRYTPQTIGLFGALGMIGAFAAPLAGRYADKKGPAATIRLGLYCAMAAFAILAVSSTAVVGVILGVLILDLGIQVAHISNQTRMFEVSAEARSRLSSIYIFSYFVGGALGSYIGSLLWSLGRWPAVSLGGLGFCLGATLLFQRGQKRRAASAKLA; encoded by the coding sequence ATGGGCCAAGGTCTTTCTCGATTTCAAGTATCATTCATGTTCGTTGCTTGCGCTCTTGTCGTCAGCAACCTCTACTACAATCAACCTTTACTAGGAATGTTAGCGCGTGAATTCGCGGTCAGTGAGAAATCTGTCTCAATGGTTCCAGCCTTCACCCTGATCGGGTACGCTTTGGGAATTTTGTTTCTTGTTCCTTTAGGCGACATGGTCGAACGTCGTCGTCTGATGCAAGCAAGTATGATGGTGGCGGGACTTTTTGCGATCTCTTTAGCCGTCAGCCCCAATATTTTAACTTTGGGTATTCTTAGTTTCATCATGGGATTTTTCAATGTCTCGGCGACAGTGTTAATCTCGTTTTCAGCAAATCTAGCAAAACCTGAAGAGCGCGGACGTATCGTCGGCATTGTGCTATCAGGAATTTTAATTGGCTCGCTGATGGCGCGAACTTTAGCGGGCTTTGTTGCAGAAAACTTTGGTTGGAAGATGGTTTTCATTTTCGCAGGCTCGGTGAACCTGATCTTAGCCATCATCACTCAATGGGCTTTACCTGCGGCAGAGTCTCACTTCCACGGCACTTACAAAGCACTGCTTTCTTCCACTTGGGATTTAGTAAAAACGCATGCGACAGTTCGCGAAGCGGCCTTGATGGGTGCGATTCTTTTTGGATCGTTTTCAGCTTTTTGGACCACTTTGACATTCTTGCTTGAAGGCGAGCCTTTCAGATACACGCCGCAAACCATCGGTCTTTTTGGTGCTTTGGGAATGATCGGCGCCTTTGCTGCGCCTTTAGCAGGACGCTATGCCGATAAAAAAGGCCCCGCGGCAACCATCCGCCTGGGTCTTTACTGCGCGATGGCGGCATTTGCGATTTTAGCTGTTTCATCCACGGCCGTTGTCGGTGTTATCCTAGGCGTTCTTATTCTGGATTTGGGTATTCAAGTCGCCCATATTTCAAACCAAACTCGCATGTTCGAAGTCTCGGCTGAAGCTCGCTCACGTTTAAGCTCCATTTACATCTTTAGCTATTTCGTCGGCGGAGCTCTAGGCTCGTATATTGGTTCTCTGCTGTGGAGCTTAGGCCGATGGCCTGCCGTTTCCTTGGGCGGTCTGGGTTTTTGCTTAGGTGCGACCCTGCTTTTCCAGAGAGGTCAGAAAAGACGAGCGGCTTCGGCAAAACTAGCGTAA
- a CDS encoding actin-binding protein, with translation MATASFQKILENISANKGVQNLLENFQKLNDEIKKKESELKKTFDQKKEEQIELAWKKYQEIVKVLSTSEAKIEKEVNTTIAKLKKSADDLEKNIAAYKKKAVAQKAKLEKSLFNKTMKKSSSKKTTKKAAKATTKKAASKPAARKTTKKTTKKA, from the coding sequence GTGGCTACAGCTTCATTTCAAAAAATTTTGGAAAATATCTCTGCTAACAAAGGCGTTCAAAACCTTCTAGAAAACTTCCAAAAGCTGAACGACGAAATCAAAAAGAAAGAGTCTGAGCTTAAAAAAACTTTCGATCAAAAGAAAGAAGAGCAAATCGAACTTGCTTGGAAGAAGTATCAAGAGATCGTGAAAGTATTGAGCACTTCAGAAGCGAAAATCGAAAAAGAAGTGAACACAACAATCGCGAAATTGAAAAAGTCTGCCGATGATTTGGAAAAAAACATCGCGGCTTACAAAAAGAAAGCCGTTGCTCAAAAAGCAAAGCTTGAAAAATCTCTTTTCAACAAAACGATGAAAAAATCTTCTTCGAAAAAAACAACGAAGAAAGCCGCAAAAGCGACTACTAAAAAAGCCGCTTCTAAACCAGCTGCTCGCAAGACAACAAAGAAAACGACTAAAAAAGCTTAA
- a CDS encoding DUF4286 family protein: MVKYLVHVMVRHEVYSEYVDWLKNEHIPEMLALPGFVGAELCLRKGGNLEASSKDIKIIYSMKDEEAMKVYMTEYAMKAREKGLEKFPGQFSAQREVWLETINFTSK; encoded by the coding sequence ATGGTTAAATACCTTGTTCACGTGATGGTTCGTCACGAAGTGTATTCTGAGTACGTAGACTGGCTTAAAAACGAACACATTCCAGAGATGTTGGCGCTACCAGGCTTTGTGGGGGCCGAACTATGTCTACGCAAGGGCGGAAATTTGGAAGCTTCCAGCAAAGACATCAAGATCATCTATTCGATGAAAGACGAAGAAGCGATGAAGGTTTACATGACTGAATACGCCATGAAAGCCCGCGAAAAGGGTCTTGAGAAATTCCCAGGGCAGTTTTCTGCTCAACGCGAAGTTTGGTTAGAAACTATTAATTTTACGTCAAAATAG
- a CDS encoding TldD/PmbA family protein produces MNFTEITKKSFNTVADYILGNLQAGEEANVNLHAEESVFIRFNGSKVRQNTTVEQRTLSLLLQKDGKTASFSFSITGDETEDKKRADQWLAEARKECALLPEDPYQVPLKNNGVSDSTFKGALLAEEAVVAAITAPAAGVDLAGLYCAGPLISANKNSKGQSHWFATENFFMDYSLYLGEKAVKSVYAGTHWNQKEFEANLAQSKNQLSLMDRPKKTLAPGAYRTYLAPGAVAEMASMFSWGALSFSAYKQGNSALQKLADKEKSLSSLFSVRENFGMGLTHRFNGLGELAPETLNVIHQGQLQSFMTSTRSAKEYSVEANGADGGEYPRAMEILPGSLKEQDILKELGTGLYLSNLHYLNWSDRMNARITGMTRYACFWVENGEIVAPIADLRFDESLYDCLGENLLAVTDFQAVDPMVSTYESRAFGGKKVPGMLIKDFKFTL; encoded by the coding sequence ATGAATTTTACTGAAATCACAAAAAAATCCTTCAACACCGTCGCGGATTATATTCTTGGAAACCTGCAAGCCGGAGAAGAAGCGAACGTAAATCTTCACGCCGAGGAATCCGTTTTCATTCGCTTTAACGGAAGCAAGGTTCGCCAAAACACGACAGTTGAACAAAGAACTTTAAGTCTGCTTCTGCAAAAAGATGGCAAGACGGCTTCTTTTAGTTTCTCGATCACCGGTGATGAAACCGAGGATAAAAAACGCGCGGATCAATGGTTGGCGGAAGCTCGCAAAGAGTGCGCGCTTCTTCCCGAAGATCCTTATCAAGTGCCTTTGAAGAATAATGGAGTCAGCGACAGTACTTTCAAAGGCGCCTTGCTGGCTGAAGAAGCTGTTGTTGCTGCTATCACGGCACCAGCTGCGGGTGTGGACCTTGCGGGTCTTTACTGTGCGGGTCCTTTGATTTCTGCCAACAAAAACTCAAAAGGCCAAAGTCATTGGTTTGCGACCGAAAACTTCTTTATGGATTATTCGCTTTACCTGGGCGAAAAAGCCGTGAAGTCAGTCTACGCTGGCACTCATTGGAATCAGAAGGAATTTGAAGCAAATCTAGCGCAAAGTAAAAATCAGCTCAGCCTGATGGATCGTCCGAAGAAAACTTTGGCTCCGGGGGCTTATCGTACTTACCTTGCTCCAGGCGCCGTGGCTGAAATGGCTTCGATGTTTTCTTGGGGGGCTTTGAGCTTCTCGGCTTACAAACAAGGTAACAGCGCCTTGCAAAAACTAGCGGATAAAGAGAAGTCTTTATCTTCGCTCTTTTCCGTACGTGAAAACTTCGGCATGGGGTTGACTCACCGATTTAACGGCTTGGGAGAGTTGGCTCCGGAAACTTTGAACGTGATTCATCAAGGTCAGTTGCAAAGCTTTATGACCAGCACGCGTTCGGCGAAAGAATATTCGGTAGAAGCCAATGGAGCTGATGGCGGGGAATATCCACGTGCGATGGAGATTTTGCCGGGCTCTTTAAAAGAGCAAGACATCTTAAAAGAACTAGGCACGGGCCTTTACCTTTCCAACCTTCACTACTTAAACTGGTCAGATAGAATGAATGCTCGAATTACGGGCATGACTCGTTATGCGTGTTTCTGGGTGGAAAACGGCGAAATCGTGGCTCCGATCGCGGATTTGCGTTTTGATGAAAGCCTTTATGATTGTTTAGGGGAAAATCTTTTGGCCGTGACCGACTTCCAGGCTGTCGATCCGATGGTTTCGACCTATGAAAGCCGTGCTTTCGGTGGAAAAAAGGTTCCCGGTATGCTAATCAAGGACTTCAAATTCACCTTGTAG
- a CDS encoding TldD/PmbA family protein: MLDLQRTLNQVKSDADWVSLRHVTEKTTHRRVRDEKIDGNSVYFDQGVMVEVLVNGHFGFAGTSDLTESGIKRALGKAIAMAKSGSSQKVHNFTTAQRPQAKGIYSSPVIRPIDSLSAKEITDIFVDATKAMKVSDKIISRSAGTMIVETSFHVVNSSGSEVQQNFSIVSTDFSATSGGPGETQTRSDNGGLARCFQVGAEVFNRADILARSKRIAEESLELLSADNCPDEAMDLLLAPDQMTLQVHESIGHPLEYDRILGDERNYAGWSFVKPEDFGNLQYGSKLMNVTFDPTIADAMASYAFDDSGLKATKEFLIKDGVLVRGLGGLESQARLNLPGVANFRSSSWNRAPIDRMANINLEPGTTKFQDMIASIERGVFMMANKSWSIDDYRNKFQFGCEYAKLIENGKITKTLKNPNYRGTTVKFWNGLKAVSENRETYGSPFCGKGEPNQVIRVGHTTPYCLFSNVEVFGA; this comes from the coding sequence ATGCTCGATTTGCAAAGAACCCTCAACCAGGTGAAGTCCGATGCGGACTGGGTCAGTTTACGTCACGTCACTGAAAAAACCACACACCGTCGTGTCCGCGATGAAAAAATCGACGGCAATTCTGTCTACTTTGATCAAGGTGTGATGGTCGAAGTTTTGGTAAATGGTCATTTCGGTTTTGCTGGTACAAGTGATCTTACGGAGTCTGGTATCAAAAGAGCTCTAGGCAAAGCCATCGCAATGGCAAAATCGGGATCCTCACAGAAAGTTCATAACTTCACGACGGCTCAACGTCCTCAAGCTAAAGGTATTTATTCTTCTCCGGTGATTCGCCCGATTGACTCTTTGTCGGCAAAAGAAATTACCGATATTTTCGTGGACGCGACTAAGGCGATGAAAGTGTCTGACAAAATCATCAGCCGTTCTGCAGGGACGATGATTGTGGAAACTTCTTTCCACGTCGTGAACTCTTCCGGCTCTGAGGTCCAGCAAAACTTTTCTATCGTCAGCACGGACTTTTCTGCGACATCAGGCGGGCCTGGAGAAACACAAACTCGTTCTGATAACGGCGGTCTGGCCCGTTGTTTCCAAGTGGGAGCAGAAGTTTTCAATCGCGCCGACATCTTGGCTCGCAGCAAACGTATTGCGGAAGAGTCTTTAGAACTTCTTTCTGCTGACAACTGTCCTGATGAAGCGATGGATTTGCTTTTGGCTCCGGATCAAATGACTTTGCAAGTGCATGAGTCTATTGGTCATCCACTTGAATACGATCGCATCTTGGGTGATGAGCGCAACTATGCTGGTTGGAGCTTCGTAAAGCCTGAAGACTTCGGAAACCTTCAGTACGGTTCAAAACTAATGAACGTGACTTTCGATCCGACGATTGCGGATGCGATGGCTTCCTATGCCTTCGACGATTCTGGTTTGAAAGCAACGAAAGAATTCTTGATCAAAGACGGCGTGCTTGTTCGTGGATTGGGTGGTTTGGAATCTCAAGCACGTTTGAATCTTCCAGGGGTTGCGAACTTCCGCTCTTCTTCTTGGAATCGTGCGCCGATTGATCGTATGGCGAATATCAACTTAGAACCTGGAACGACCAAGTTTCAAGATATGATTGCGTCCATCGAACGCGGCGTTTTCATGATGGCCAATAAGTCTTGGTCGATTGATGACTATCGCAACAAATTCCAATTCGGTTGCGAGTACGCCAAATTAATTGAAAACGGAAAGATCACGAAGACGTTGAAAAATCCAAATTATCGCGGCACGACCGTGAAGTTCTGGAATGGTTTAAAAGCCGTCAGTGAAAACCGGGAAACTTACGGATCTCCGTTCTGCGGTAAGGGTGAACCAAATCAAGTGATTCGCGTGGGTCACACGACTCCGTATTGCTTGTTCTCTAACGTTGAAGTGTTTGGCGCTTAG
- the epmA gene encoding EF-P lysine aminoacylase EpmA: MTRKDYLNLIWKSYPAMPSEAQAAGRIYKIEKDGESLKLTLSRDNKFHKIEFAKAPEHSEFLLEGDLVAVVSATQIVLLAPQKSPLPKRTFNKNLLASWSEYLQGIKDFFTQEEFLELKTPSLVTCPGTEPSLDVFSTVLQVGSRKEKLYLPTSPELHLKKALALGAEKVFEIAPCYRNGEITERHQPEFLMLEWYRAYDNLSTIKKDVEKLVVFLAKKLKVEAPKKVRSVSIAELFKHYCDFDLKPDTTKEELKSLAAKLGVDVRSAESIDDYFFLIFMEKIESVLPPDELIFVEKYPPYQAALARLTEDGWGDRFEVYWKGLELANAFHELNDPGIQRLRSNEDLEKKKNMGKEVVTLDEEFFQCLEAGMPPSGGIALGLERLFMALIGLSDITNVRVFSKS; this comes from the coding sequence TTGACAAGAAAAGACTATCTCAACCTTATTTGGAAATCTTATCCCGCGATGCCGTCTGAAGCTCAGGCGGCCGGGCGAATCTACAAGATCGAAAAAGACGGGGAGTCGCTCAAGCTGACTCTGTCCCGCGATAATAAATTCCATAAAATTGAATTTGCCAAAGCCCCCGAACATTCAGAATTTTTGCTCGAAGGGGATTTGGTCGCCGTCGTATCGGCCACGCAAATCGTGCTTTTAGCTCCGCAAAAATCACCTCTACCGAAGCGAACTTTCAATAAGAACCTGCTGGCAAGTTGGTCTGAATACCTGCAAGGTATTAAGGACTTTTTCACTCAGGAAGAGTTTTTGGAACTAAAAACTCCCTCTCTAGTAACCTGTCCCGGTACCGAACCCAGCCTGGATGTTTTTTCGACTGTTTTGCAAGTCGGATCCCGTAAAGAGAAACTGTACCTTCCTACCAGTCCTGAGCTTCATTTGAAAAAAGCTTTAGCCTTAGGGGCTGAAAAGGTTTTCGAAATCGCGCCTTGTTATCGCAATGGTGAAATCACCGAAAGACACCAGCCCGAATTTTTAATGCTGGAGTGGTATCGTGCTTATGACAATCTTTCCACGATTAAAAAAGACGTGGAAAAGCTGGTGGTTTTTCTAGCAAAAAAATTAAAAGTCGAAGCGCCAAAAAAAGTGCGCAGCGTGAGCATCGCGGAGCTTTTTAAGCACTATTGTGACTTTGATTTAAAGCCAGACACGACGAAAGAAGAACTTAAATCTCTCGCGGCAAAGCTTGGCGTTGATGTGCGAAGTGCCGAAAGTATCGACGACTATTTCTTCCTTATCTTTATGGAAAAAATTGAGTCGGTGTTGCCACCGGATGAGCTTATCTTCGTCGAAAAATATCCTCCTTATCAGGCCGCTTTAGCCCGTCTCACGGAAGACGGCTGGGGGGATCGCTTTGAGGTGTATTGGAAGGGATTAGAACTTGCCAATGCCTTTCATGAACTTAACGACCCAGGCATTCAGCGCCTGCGCTCGAACGAGGATCTTGAAAAAAAGAAGAACATGGGGAAAGAAGTCGTGACTCTGGATGAAGAGTTCTTTCAGTGCTTAGAAGCAGGGATGCCGCCTTCGGGGGGAATCGCCTTAGGTCTAGAAAGACTTTTCATGGCATTGATCGGCCTCTCTGACATCACAAATGTTAGGGTCTTTTCAAAATCGTAA